TTGAGTCGCTGCAAATTATGTTATAGAAACATAACATGTCAACCGATGACGATCTCGATGCTGTCTTCAAGGCCCTGGCCAATCCGGTCCGCCGAGGGATCTGCGACCAGCTCAAGCTGCGCCCGCTGACCACCAAACAACTGTGCGCCTGCTTTCCCGAACTCGATCGCTGCACCGTGATGCTGCATCTCGGCGCTCTTGAGCGCGCGGGTCTGGTGGTGCCGGTGAGGAAGGGGCGGGAGCGGTTCAACTATCTCGATGCGATGCCGATCCAGGCGATCCACGAACGCTGGATCGGGCCGCTGGCGGCGCAGGCCGCGGGGCAGCTTCACCGGCTCAAGCAAGAGCTGGAGCAGGAAACTCTTTCCACGCCAGCGACCCGCCGCTAACCGCTGCGCACGATGGAATACGTCTCTACTCGCGGCAAAGCGCCTGCGCTCGATTTCGAAGGTGTCACCCTGGCCGGACTGGCGTCCGACGGCGGCCTCTATGTGCCTCGCGAATGGCCGCGCTTTACGACCGAGCAGATCGCCGAGATGGCCGGGCTGCCATATGCGGAACTGGCCGTGCGGGTCATGCTGCCGTTCGTCGGCACGAGCCTGACCGAAGAGCGCCTGCGCGAGCTGTGCGCCGAGGCTTACGGCCGCTTCGCTCACGCCGCCGTGACGCCGCTCAAGCAGCTTGATGAGCAACAGTGGCTGCTCGAACTGTTCCACGGCCCGACCCTCGCGTTCAAGGACGTGGCGCTGCAGCTGCTCGGCCGCCTGTTCGAGGAATTCCTCTCCCGCAGTGACGACCGCCTGACCATCGTCGGCGCCACTAGCGGCGACACCGGTTCGGCCGCGATCGACGCGGTTGCCGGGCGCGATCGGATCGACATCTTCATGCTCCACCCGAAGGGCCGGGTGAGCGACGTCCAGCGCCGGCAGATGACCACGGTCAAGGCGCCCAATGTCCACAACATCGCCATCGAAGGCAGCTTCGATGATGCCCAGGCGATGGTGAAGCGCATGTTCGGCGACACCGCCATGACCGAGCGTTTCCACATCAGCGCAGTCAACTCGATCAACTGGGCGCGGTTGATGGCGCAGGTGGTCTACTACTTCGCCGCCGCGCTCCAGCTCGGCGCACCCGGACGCAAGGTCGCCTTCAGCGTGCCGACCGGCAACTTCGGCGACGTCTTCGCCGGCTATGTCGCGGCGCAGATGGGGCTGCCGATCGAGCGGTTGATCGTGGCCACCAACGTCAACGACATCCTCCACCGCGCATTGTCGGCGGGCGACTATTCGGCCGGAACGGTGACCCCGACAGCGGCGCCGTCGATGGACATCCAGGTCAGCTCCAACTTCGAGCGGCTGCTGTTCGATTGCGGCGGGCGTGACGGTCTCGCCTTGGCCGAGCAGATGCACGGCTTCGAAGCGACCAAGGCGATGCGCCTGACCAACGCCCAGCGCGAAGGCGCCGCGGCGTTGATCACCAGCACCCGTGCTGACGCCACGGAGATGACGCAGGCGATGGCCTGGGCCGCGCGCGAGTGTGGCGAGGTAATCGACCCGCACACCG
Above is a genomic segment from Altererythrobacter sp. Root672 containing:
- a CDS encoding ArsR/SmtB family transcription factor, with the protein product MSTDDDLDAVFKALANPVRRGICDQLKLRPLTTKQLCACFPELDRCTVMLHLGALERAGLVVPVRKGRERFNYLDAMPIQAIHERWIGPLAAQAAGQLHRLKQELEQETLSTPATRR
- the thrC gene encoding threonine synthase — encoded protein: MEYVSTRGKAPALDFEGVTLAGLASDGGLYVPREWPRFTTEQIAEMAGLPYAELAVRVMLPFVGTSLTEERLRELCAEAYGRFAHAAVTPLKQLDEQQWLLELFHGPTLAFKDVALQLLGRLFEEFLSRSDDRLTIVGATSGDTGSAAIDAVAGRDRIDIFMLHPKGRVSDVQRRQMTTVKAPNVHNIAIEGSFDDAQAMVKRMFGDTAMTERFHISAVNSINWARLMAQVVYYFAAALQLGAPGRKVAFSVPTGNFGDVFAGYVAAQMGLPIERLIVATNVNDILHRALSAGDYSAGTVTPTAAPSMDIQVSSNFERLLFDCGGRDGLALAEQMHGFEATKAMRLTNAQREGAAALITSTRADATEMTQAMAWAARECGEVIDPHTAIGLHAARTAGLPREIPVVTLATAHPAKFPDAVERATGQRPPLPTRVGDLFDREERYTELPGTYEAVAAYVAEHATPSA